From the Candidatus Neomarinimicrobiota bacterium genome, the window TCTCTGGTGGTGGGGATATGGGCATCAAAAAAAGCCGGCCGGGACACGCAGTCCTTTTTCTTGGCCGGGCGCAACATGCCGTGGTGGCTGTTGGGTGTTTCCATGGTAGCAACTACCTTTTCGACGGACACGCCTAATCTCGTCACCGATCTGGTGCGGCAGAACGGCGTCAGCGGCAACTGGGTCTGGTGGGCGTTCCTGCTGACGGGGATGCTGACAGTCTTTGTCTATGCCAATCTCTGGCGGCGTTCCGGCGTGCTGACCGATATTGAATTCTATGAACTGCGCTACAGCGGCAGGGCGGCGGCTTTCCTGAGAGGATTCCGCGCGCTCTATCTTGGATTGATCTTTAACGTGCTGGTGATGGGATCGGTAAGCCTGGCAGCAATCAAGTTTGGCGAAATAGTTCTGGGATGGCCCGGCTGGATGACCCTCACAATCGCATGTTCTGTTACATTAGCCTACAGTGCTCTCGGGGGATTGAAAGCGATCATTATCACCGATTTCGTGCAGTTCATCCTGGCTATGACGGGATCGATCTGGGCGTGTATCTATCTGCTTGGTCTGGAACAGGT encodes:
- a CDS encoding Na+:solute symporter, which codes for MTLSTIDWIIVFAYFVLSLVVGIWASKKAGRDTQSFFLAGRNMPWWLLGVSMVATTFSTDTPNLVTDLVRQNGVSGNWVWWAFLLTGMLTVFVYANLWRRSGVLTDIEFYELRYSGRAAAFLRGFRALYLGLIFNVLVMGSVSLAAIKFGEIVLGWPGWMTLTIACSVTLAYSALGGLKAIIITDFVQFILAMTGSIWACIYLLGLEQVGGLANLLTNENVEDRLALIPDLSNPDVWVPVLLVPLAVQWWASYYPGAEPGGGGYIAQRMFSAKDETNAVGATFLFNVAHYALRPWPW